A single region of the Deefgea piscis genome encodes:
- a CDS encoding GNAT family N-acetyltransferase: protein MKVRRFQVGDEIALYLVFLSAVHEVASRDYSREQIQAWAPAEIDLDLWADRIQALQPFVAEIDNEIAGYADLQPSGYIDHFYVSGKYARKGVGSLLMNRIHEEAKRLGVSELTSDVSKTAEPFFVFYGFHVEERRHPICRGVTLHNARMRKKMAAC, encoded by the coding sequence ATGAAAGTTCGAAGATTCCAAGTTGGGGATGAGATTGCTTTATATCTTGTTTTTTTATCAGCAGTGCATGAAGTGGCTTCACGCGACTATTCGCGAGAACAAATTCAAGCTTGGGCTCCAGCAGAGATTGACCTCGACCTATGGGCAGATCGTATCCAAGCTTTACAGCCATTTGTTGCTGAAATTGATAATGAAATAGCTGGGTATGCAGACCTCCAGCCTAGTGGTTATATCGACCATTTCTACGTATCAGGGAAATATGCTCGAAAAGGCGTTGGAAGCTTATTAATGAATCGTATTCATGAAGAGGCAAAGCGACTCGGTGTTAGTGAATTAACGTCAGACGTGAGCAAAACAGCAGAGCCTTTTTTCGTTTTTTATGGCTTTCACGTGGAAGAGCGAAGACACCCAATCTGTCGTGGTGTGACTCTGCATAATGCAAGAATGCGTAAAAAAATGGCTGCTTGTTAA
- a CDS encoding metal ABC transporter solute-binding protein, Zn/Mn family — protein MRSIFAVMCLLLSSFSFAAPLKVVASFSILGNLVQEVGGDHVQVNTLVGPGEDAHVWQAKPADLKKLSGASLFFVNGLGYEGWLKRVEQAAAYKGKVITVTQGLKPLALDDDHGHSHGKVDPHAWHDPRAVLLMVDQISAALQAADASHAAAYQANAAAFKAKITQLDQRTAAAFAAIASSKKKVVTSHDALGYLGHRYAIEFFPLQGISTEAEPSAKEMARLIREMRKSQIKAVFAENISNPKLIDQIARETGAKVGPAIYSDALAKQAPANSWLGLFEYNTQAILRALQ, from the coding sequence ATGCGCTCAATATTTGCTGTGATGTGTTTGCTGCTGAGCTCGTTCAGCTTTGCCGCGCCACTAAAGGTCGTTGCCAGCTTTAGTATTTTGGGCAATCTAGTGCAAGAAGTCGGTGGGGATCACGTACAAGTGAATACGCTAGTGGGGCCGGGCGAGGACGCGCATGTGTGGCAGGCTAAACCCGCCGATCTCAAAAAACTGTCGGGCGCTTCGCTGTTTTTTGTTAATGGGCTGGGTTATGAAGGCTGGCTGAAACGCGTCGAACAAGCCGCCGCCTACAAAGGCAAAGTGATTACGGTGACCCAAGGCCTAAAGCCTTTGGCATTGGATGATGATCATGGGCACAGCCATGGCAAAGTGGATCCGCATGCTTGGCATGATCCGCGTGCGGTGTTGTTGATGGTTGATCAAATTAGCGCGGCTTTGCAAGCGGCCGACGCTAGCCATGCGGCAGCTTATCAAGCCAATGCTGCGGCGTTTAAAGCCAAAATCACGCAGTTGGATCAACGCACTGCAGCGGCTTTTGCCGCAATTGCAAGTAGCAAAAAGAAAGTGGTCACCTCCCACGATGCCTTGGGCTATTTAGGCCATCGTTATGCGATTGAGTTTTTCCCATTGCAAGGCATCTCGACCGAAGCCGAACCGAGCGCCAAAGAAATGGCGCGCTTAATTCGCGAAATGCGTAAAAGCCAAATCAAAGCGGTGTTTGCTGAAAATATCAGCAATCCAAAATTGATTGACCAAATCGCCCGCGAAACCGGCGCTAAAGTCGGGCCGGCGATTTACTCCGATGCCTTGGCTAAACAAGCGCCTGCCAATAGTTGGTTGGGCTTATTTGAATACAATACCCAAGCTATTTTGCGCGCTTTACAGTAA
- the mnmA gene encoding tRNA 2-thiouridine(34) synthase MnmA — MTKIVIGLSGGVDSSVAAHLLKAAGHEVHGVFMQNWEDDNSDEYCSIKEDSMDAIAVADLLGIDIELVNFATEYKDRVFAHFLAEYAAGRTPNPDILCNSEIKFKSFLEFAIKLGGAKLATGHYAKTRLRADGRTEMLRAADQSKDQTYFLYRLSQEQISHAVFPLGDLQKTEVRVIAEQINLPNAKKKDSTGICFIGERPFREFLNRYLPKTPGKMVTPEGKVMGEHQGLMYHTLGQRGGLGIGGTKGNTEPWFVAGKNLETNELLVVQGHDHPLLLNTTMIAKDCSWILGETPLEGRYTAKTRYRQQDAACTLSYVDGGVKLVFDEPQWAMTPGQSMVLYKDEVCLGGVLFSKHGCASRDSGPGGARNPHGLKYISGSKASISLL; from the coding sequence ATGACAAAAATTGTGATTGGATTGTCCGGCGGCGTGGATTCGTCGGTAGCGGCGCATTTACTCAAAGCGGCGGGGCATGAAGTGCACGGCGTGTTTATGCAAAACTGGGAAGACGACAATAGCGACGAATATTGCTCGATTAAAGAAGACAGCATGGATGCGATTGCGGTGGCCGATTTGCTCGGCATCGACATTGAGCTAGTCAATTTTGCGACTGAATATAAAGACCGCGTATTCGCGCATTTCTTGGCCGAATACGCCGCTGGCCGCACGCCAAATCCAGATATTTTGTGTAATAGCGAAATCAAATTCAAATCGTTTTTGGAATTTGCGATTAAGCTCGGCGGCGCAAAATTGGCAACGGGCCATTACGCTAAAACACGTTTACGTGCCGACGGCCGTACCGAAATGCTGCGCGCAGCCGATCAAAGCAAAGATCAAACGTATTTCCTGTATCGCCTAAGCCAAGAGCAGATCTCGCATGCGGTGTTCCCGCTGGGTGATTTGCAAAAAACCGAAGTCCGTGTGATTGCTGAGCAAATTAATTTGCCGAACGCCAAGAAAAAAGATTCTACCGGTATTTGCTTTATCGGCGAGCGGCCATTCCGTGAGTTTCTCAATCGTTACCTGCCAAAAACACCGGGCAAAATGGTCACGCCGGAAGGTAAAGTGATGGGCGAGCATCAAGGCTTGATGTACCACACGCTCGGCCAGCGTGGTGGCCTTGGTATTGGCGGTACCAAAGGCAATACCGAGCCGTGGTTTGTCGCTGGCAAAAATCTCGAGACCAATGAGCTACTGGTGGTGCAGGGTCACGATCATCCGTTGCTTCTCAATACCACGATGATCGCCAAAGACTGCTCATGGATTTTGGGCGAAACCCCGCTTGAGGGGCGTTACACCGCCAAAACCCGTTATCGCCAACAAGACGCGGCATGTACCTTGAGCTACGTCGACGGCGGAGTGAAACTGGTGTTCGACGAACCCCAATGGGCGATGACGCCGGGGCAGTCGATGGTGCTGTATAAGGATGAGGTTTGCTTGGGGGGGGTATTATTCAGTAAGCACGGCTGCGCATCCCGTGATAGCGGGCCGGGCGGTGCGCGAAATCCTCATGGACTCAAGTACATTTCGGGCTCGAAAGCTTCGATCTCCCTACTCTGA
- a CDS encoding NUDIX hydrolase produces the protein MWKPNATVCAVIEKDGRFLLVEERIEGELKLNQPAGHIEFGESIVAACQRETREETAYAFTPTAFQGLYQWTVPGSERTYLRFAFTGLLGECDYTLSLDDGIEAAVWLTRDEIVARADQHRSPLLLACVDDYLAGQSYPLAVLKDFDRLAK, from the coding sequence ATGTGGAAACCCAATGCCACCGTTTGCGCGGTGATCGAAAAAGACGGTCGATTTTTACTGGTTGAAGAGCGCATTGAGGGTGAGTTAAAACTCAATCAACCGGCAGGCCATATTGAATTTGGCGAATCAATCGTCGCCGCTTGCCAGCGTGAAACGCGTGAAGAAACCGCGTATGCATTCACGCCAACGGCGTTTCAGGGGCTCTATCAATGGACGGTGCCGGGTAGTGAGCGAACCTATTTGCGCTTTGCTTTTACTGGTTTGTTGGGTGAATGCGATTACACGCTGTCGCTCGATGACGGCATTGAAGCGGCGGTATGGTTAACGCGCGACGAGATTGTGGCGCGAGCCGATCAGCACCGCAGCCCTTTATTATTGGCGTGTGTTGACGATTATTTGGCGGGACAGTCGTACCCGCTGGCGGTACTGAAAGATTTTGATAGGTTAGCGAAATGA
- a CDS encoding acyltransferase family protein, which translates to MMHPSPRHKHRFIVLDSFRGLCALSVVVFHLHLWQGFSEWDFFRSAGLMVEFFFTLSGFVLAYRYQQEAMNGRGFARYMVSRFFRIYPLHLVMLLLFTVLLFLQVGSNAWTMSGQWLYQIVLLQAWLPAADPFAFNGPAWSISVEFYLYVLFGLILWASCRFQRWAFALVLLGCSACVYWQADFVGSGGFRGITCFFLGALAYHGFDVIHRWHIGRVLGSIIEVLLLIALYVVITAQYPMKSFFAAWAFAVAIIGFAFESGMISRVLRQAWWVNLGKWSFSIYLTHYAVVHLIQAGFEAFLPQWLRVGNGLVYLSSGSAWGDNLIGLSILALVLWLSRWSYQAIELRGIRWGKQVLARA; encoded by the coding sequence ATGATGCATCCCAGCCCTAGGCATAAACATCGTTTCATTGTTTTAGATAGCTTTCGTGGCCTTTGTGCCTTGAGTGTCGTCGTGTTTCATCTGCATTTATGGCAAGGCTTTAGCGAATGGGATTTTTTTCGCTCGGCCGGCTTAATGGTGGAGTTTTTCTTTACGCTCAGTGGTTTTGTGCTGGCCTATCGCTATCAGCAAGAAGCGATGAATGGTCGTGGGTTTGCCCGCTATATGGTGAGCCGATTTTTTCGGATTTATCCGCTGCATCTGGTGATGTTGCTGCTGTTTACGGTATTGCTATTTCTGCAAGTGGGCAGCAACGCATGGACGATGAGTGGGCAGTGGCTGTATCAAATTGTTTTGCTGCAAGCTTGGCTGCCAGCGGCAGACCCGTTTGCCTTTAATGGCCCGGCATGGAGTATCAGCGTGGAGTTCTATCTCTATGTGCTGTTCGGGCTGATACTCTGGGCTAGCTGTCGTTTTCAGCGTTGGGCGTTTGCGCTGGTGCTGCTTGGCTGCTCGGCGTGTGTGTACTGGCAAGCCGATTTTGTTGGCAGCGGCGGGTTTCGGGGCATCACGTGTTTTTTCTTAGGCGCTTTGGCGTATCACGGCTTTGATGTGATCCATCGCTGGCATATTGGCCGCGTTCTCGGCAGTATTATTGAGGTATTGCTCTTGATCGCTTTGTATGTGGTGATTACAGCGCAATACCCAATGAAGAGCTTTTTTGCCGCTTGGGCATTTGCTGTGGCGATCATCGGGTTTGCGTTTGAAAGCGGCATGATTTCTCGCGTCCTGCGGCAAGCGTGGTGGGTGAATCTGGGTAAATGGTCGTTTTCAATTTACCTCACACATTACGCCGTGGTGCATTTGATTCAAGCCGGATTTGAAGCCTTTCTCCCGCAATGGCTTCGCGTGGGTAATGGCTTGGTGTATCTCAGTAGTGGTAGTGCTTGGGGCGATAATTTAATCGGTTTGTCGATTTTGGCCTTGGTGTTATGGCTGTCACGCTGGAGTTATCAGGCGATTGAATTACGCGGTATTCGTTGGGGCAAGCAAGTTTTGGCACGCGCTTAA